The following are encoded in a window of Paenibacillus polymyxa genomic DNA:
- the gndA gene encoding NADP-dependent phosphogluconate dehydrogenase, which produces MAKQQIGVIGLAVMGKNLALNIESRGFTVSVFNRSPEKTHDLIKEAEGKKLTGTFSIEEFVNSLESPRKILIMVQAGKATDATIEQLVPHLDKGDIIIDGGNAYFPDTQRRSKELEEKGLRFIGTGVSGGEEGALNGPAIMPGGQESAYKLVEPILTAISAKVEGDPCCTYIGPDGAGHYVKMVHNGIEYGDMQLIGEAYHLLKSVLNVNAEELHEIFTEWNKGELDSYLIEITADIFSQYDAETGKPMVDVILDAAGQKGTGKWTSQSALDLGVPLSMITESVFSRFLSAMKDERIAASKVLSGPNAESFSGDKKEFIESVRKALFASKIVSYAQGFAQMRAASDEYDWDLKYGKIAMIFRGGCIIRSQFLQNIKDAYDRDPALKNLLLDSYFKNVVETYQDAWRQVISVAVSQGIPVPGFSSALAYYDSYRTERLPANLLQAQRDYFGAHTFKRVDKEGVFHHQWF; this is translated from the coding sequence ATGGCAAAACAGCAAATTGGTGTGATCGGCCTGGCGGTAATGGGTAAGAATTTAGCCCTTAACATTGAGAGCAGAGGCTTCACCGTCTCGGTTTTTAACCGCTCTCCAGAAAAAACGCACGATCTTATCAAAGAAGCAGAAGGTAAAAAACTGACGGGTACTTTCTCTATTGAAGAATTTGTGAACTCATTGGAATCCCCCCGTAAAATCCTGATCATGGTTCAAGCTGGTAAAGCAACAGATGCCACGATTGAACAGCTTGTGCCTCATCTGGACAAGGGCGACATTATTATAGACGGAGGCAATGCCTACTTCCCTGATACACAGCGCCGCAGCAAGGAGCTGGAGGAAAAAGGACTTCGCTTTATTGGTACAGGCGTATCCGGTGGTGAAGAAGGTGCCTTGAATGGTCCTGCTATCATGCCGGGTGGACAAGAAAGTGCCTATAAACTGGTAGAGCCGATTCTAACGGCAATCTCTGCTAAAGTGGAAGGCGACCCTTGCTGTACATATATCGGTCCTGACGGTGCTGGTCACTATGTAAAAATGGTGCATAACGGTATCGAGTACGGCGACATGCAATTGATCGGTGAAGCGTATCACTTGTTGAAATCAGTCCTGAATGTGAATGCGGAAGAGCTTCATGAAATCTTCACGGAATGGAATAAAGGGGAACTGGACAGCTACCTAATCGAAATTACAGCTGACATTTTCTCCCAGTACGATGCTGAAACAGGCAAGCCAATGGTAGACGTTATCTTGGATGCTGCTGGTCAAAAAGGTACAGGTAAATGGACAAGCCAAAGCGCGCTGGATCTGGGTGTGCCATTGTCCATGATTACCGAATCCGTATTCTCACGCTTCTTGTCTGCTATGAAAGACGAGCGCATTGCGGCAAGTAAAGTGCTGAGCGGTCCTAATGCTGAGTCCTTCAGCGGCGACAAAAAAGAATTTATCGAAAGTGTACGTAAAGCACTGTTTGCAAGTAAAATCGTGTCCTATGCTCAAGGTTTCGCTCAAATGCGTGCAGCTTCCGATGAATATGATTGGGATTTGAAATACGGAAAAATCGCTATGATCTTCCGCGGCGGTTGCATTATCCGCTCGCAATTCCTGCAAAACATCAAGGATGCATATGACCGCGATCCTGCCTTGAAAAACCTGTTGCTGGATTCTTACTTCAAAAATGTAGTTGAAACGTATCAAGATGCATGGCGTCAAGTGATTTCCGTTGCTGTATCCCAAGGTATTCCAGTGCCTGGCTTCTCCAGCGCGCTTGCATACTATGACAGCTACCGCACTGAGCGTTTGCCAGCAAATCTGCTGCAAGCACAACGTGACTACTTCGGTGCCCATACGTTCAAACGTGTGGACAAAGAAGGCGTATTCCATCATCAATGGTTCTAA
- a CDS encoding YktB family protein, translating to MTFSGFTAKDFDVFEIPGLEPRMEVLIQQVRPKLEAIGEELAPFLTDLCGEPMHVHVAKHARRKVNPPKDTWVAWAANKRGYKALPHFEVGMFASHLFVIFAIIYESPNKATFAQALEANLSDVRSNLPDHFYWSMDHMAPEGTEQQHMDNEDFQTIIHKLQQVKKAEVMCGIRIDREDPLASDGAALLQAVRSTFERLLPLYRMAFPKE from the coding sequence ATGACATTTAGTGGATTTACTGCAAAGGACTTCGATGTTTTTGAAATACCGGGATTGGAGCCTCGTATGGAAGTGCTGATTCAGCAGGTTCGGCCCAAGCTGGAGGCAATTGGCGAGGAATTAGCCCCATTTCTGACGGACTTATGTGGAGAGCCTATGCACGTTCACGTCGCCAAGCATGCACGACGCAAAGTCAATCCCCCCAAAGATACTTGGGTAGCCTGGGCGGCAAATAAGCGCGGGTACAAGGCGCTGCCGCATTTTGAGGTAGGTATGTTCGCTTCCCACCTATTCGTTATTTTTGCAATTATTTATGAAAGTCCTAACAAAGCTACATTTGCCCAGGCACTCGAAGCCAATCTGAGCGATGTGCGCTCTAACCTGCCTGATCATTTTTACTGGTCCATGGATCATATGGCTCCAGAAGGCACAGAACAACAACACATGGATAATGAAGATTTTCAAACGATCATCCATAAGCTGCAACAGGTAAAAAAAGCGGAGGTCATGTGTGGAATCCGTATTGACCGAGAAGATCCACTTGCCAGTGACGGAGCTGCGTTACTGCAAGCAGTGCGTTCCACCTTTGAGCGTTTGCTGCCGCTGTACCGAATGGCTTTCCCGAAAGAGTAG
- a CDS encoding MFS transporter — protein MRQIGRKKASQRWWTPFFTKLWILVFLVEFMKGSLLVSILPVYMGETLGLSAGIIGLAFSLQYFGDNAFRAPAGWMAERLGYRGTMSTALLFTLVAIIMLSVLTEPVWLVVACLLLGLGTSPLWPCVMTGTTEMSGPNNSNGAAMGTLEIASMGGTGLGPLIMNFAISHYGHSYGMVFMILIGCSIVLLLVALMLPGPKRSPDKGDLEQSALVSSDGYTKQKQQILKGIQETIGVLKTKLNVNPLIYPALFLQSFVIGLISPVLTLYARTDLGISPNLYSVLLIAGGGVTVLALIPCGKLVDRLGTEYFLHVGFLLAGITLFFFSIVRSIPLVFVSVALIGLGYALILPAWNTFLARLIPESERATVWGFFLTLQGSGMVIGPLVSGVLWDRAGHTAPFIISGVVMLLMFGCHLALARNPRRKTVEA, from the coding sequence ATGAGGCAAATAGGAAGAAAAAAAGCTTCGCAGCGGTGGTGGACTCCTTTTTTTACCAAATTGTGGATTTTGGTATTTCTGGTCGAATTTATGAAAGGATCTCTTCTGGTATCCATCCTGCCGGTATATATGGGAGAAACGCTTGGTTTGTCGGCCGGGATTATTGGTTTGGCCTTTTCACTTCAGTATTTTGGAGACAATGCGTTCCGGGCACCGGCGGGCTGGATGGCTGAACGGCTCGGCTACCGTGGAACGATGTCGACCGCACTGTTGTTTACGCTTGTAGCGATTATTATGCTGAGCGTATTGACAGAGCCCGTGTGGCTCGTCGTTGCGTGTCTGCTGCTCGGTCTGGGTACTTCTCCGCTCTGGCCTTGTGTTATGACCGGAACGACCGAAATGTCCGGGCCTAATAACAGCAATGGCGCGGCGATGGGCACACTGGAAATTGCGTCTATGGGTGGAACGGGATTGGGTCCGCTCATTATGAACTTTGCCATATCCCACTATGGGCATTCTTACGGCATGGTGTTCATGATTTTGATAGGATGCAGTATTGTATTGTTGTTGGTTGCTCTTATGCTGCCAGGACCGAAAAGGTCTCCTGATAAAGGTGACCTCGAACAGAGCGCTCTAGTGTCGTCTGATGGGTACACAAAGCAGAAACAGCAAATTCTGAAAGGAATCCAGGAGACGATCGGTGTGCTCAAAACAAAGCTTAACGTCAATCCGTTAATTTACCCGGCGCTATTTTTGCAGTCTTTTGTTATCGGTTTGATCAGCCCCGTACTGACGCTGTACGCTCGGACGGACCTCGGGATTTCACCAAACCTGTACAGCGTGCTTCTGATTGCAGGCGGTGGAGTGACTGTGCTGGCACTGATCCCTTGTGGCAAGTTGGTCGACAGACTTGGAACGGAGTATTTTCTACATGTTGGCTTTTTGCTAGCCGGAATTACGCTGTTTTTCTTCTCAATCGTTCGATCTATTCCGCTGGTGTTTGTATCCGTGGCGCTTATTGGTTTGGGATATGCGCTCATTTTGCCTGCATGGAACACCTTTCTTGCCCGATTGATTCCGGAAAGCGAGCGAGCAACGGTGTGGGGCTTTTTTTTAACACTTCAAGGCTCCGGCATGGTTATAGGCCCGCTCGTTTCAGGAGTGCTATGGGACCGTGCCGGACACACAGCTCCATTTATCATCAGTGGGGTCGTGATGCTGCTCATGTTTGGCTGCCACCTGGCTCTGGCGCGCAATCCACGCAGGAAGACTGTGGAGGCCTGA
- a CDS encoding aminotransferase class I/II-fold pyridoxal phosphate-dependent enzyme, producing MNQSNTPLFTALKKHAQSNPVQFHIPGHKKGVGADSEFREFMGDNAFSIDMINIAPLDDLHQPSGVIEEAQKLAAEAFGADYTYYSVQGTSGAIITMIMSICIPGDKIIVPRNIHKSIMSAIIFAGAKPVFISPVSDENLGIHHGVTTKSVRRALERHPDAKGVLVINPTYYGVCADLKEIVDLAHSYNVPVLVDEAHGVLIHFHSDLPMSAMEAGADMSATSVHKLGGSLTQSSILNVNTKNGYVNPQRVQTIFSMLTTTSTSYILLASLDTSRRNLALNGHEIAQRALELAEYCRSEVNKIEGLYCFGSEILGTEATYDYDPTKITVHIRHLGLTGYDVENWLRDHYNIEVELSDMYNILCLVTPGDTKEEIEILLKALRELASLHYSTGQEHELVVKIPDIPQLSLIPRDAFYGDTEIVPFKESAGRIIAEFIYVYPPGIPILLPGEVISQDNIDYIVDHVEVGLPVKGPEDRTVHQVKVIVETDAIS from the coding sequence ATGAATCAAAGCAACACCCCGCTTTTTACTGCTTTGAAAAAGCATGCTCAGAGCAACCCGGTTCAATTTCACATCCCAGGCCATAAAAAGGGAGTGGGAGCTGATTCGGAATTTCGCGAATTTATGGGGGATAATGCCTTTTCCATAGATATGATCAACATCGCTCCATTGGACGATCTGCATCAGCCATCAGGCGTCATCGAAGAAGCTCAAAAGCTTGCAGCAGAGGCCTTCGGAGCTGATTATACGTATTACAGTGTACAGGGGACAAGCGGAGCCATCATCACCATGATTATGTCGATTTGCATACCTGGTGATAAAATTATTGTACCCCGAAACATACACAAATCTATAATGTCTGCCATTATCTTTGCTGGTGCAAAGCCGGTATTTATTTCTCCAGTCAGTGATGAGAATCTCGGTATTCACCACGGGGTTACAACCAAGTCCGTACGCCGGGCATTGGAACGCCACCCTGACGCCAAGGGCGTCCTTGTTATCAACCCGACATATTACGGTGTGTGCGCCGATTTGAAGGAAATTGTAGATCTCGCTCACAGCTATAATGTGCCGGTCCTGGTCGATGAGGCTCATGGAGTACTGATTCATTTTCACTCTGATCTACCGATGTCCGCCATGGAGGCGGGAGCAGACATGTCAGCTACAAGCGTTCACAAGCTGGGTGGTTCCTTGACTCAAAGCTCAATTCTGAATGTAAATACGAAAAACGGATACGTTAACCCACAGCGTGTACAAACGATTTTCAGTATGCTGACAACAACGTCGACTTCGTATATTCTGCTGGCTTCGTTGGACACATCCCGACGTAATCTGGCCCTTAACGGTCATGAAATAGCACAACGCGCTCTGGAATTGGCTGAATATTGTCGTTCAGAGGTCAACAAGATTGAAGGGCTATATTGCTTTGGCAGCGAAATTCTTGGCACGGAAGCTACCTATGATTATGATCCAACCAAAATTACGGTTCATATCCGCCATTTGGGCCTTACCGGATACGATGTGGAGAATTGGCTGAGAGATCACTACAATATCGAGGTTGAGCTTAGCGATATGTACAATATTCTCTGTTTGGTGACCCCTGGTGATACCAAAGAGGAAATTGAAATTTTGTTGAAAGCTCTGCGTGAGCTGGCTTCTCTGCACTATTCCACAGGTCAGGAGCATGAGCTAGTAGTAAAGATACCGGATATCCCTCAGCTCTCCCTCATTCCAAGAGACGCTTTTTATGGAGATACGGAAATCGTGCCTTTCAAAGAATCTGCAGGTCGTATTATTGCAGAATTCATCTATGTGTATCCACCTGGTATTCCAATCTTATTGCCAGGAGAAGTTATTTCGCAGGACAATATTGATTATATTGTTGATCATGTAGAAGTAGGCCTGCCTGTTAAAGGACCTGAGGACCGAACAGTACATCAGGTGAAGGTTATCGTCGAAACTGACGCTATTTCATAA
- a CDS encoding DUF1292 domain-containing protein, whose translation MSDHKHEHGEACNHDHDHEHEEMVLTLTDENGKDVEMVLVETFDVEDHIYALLLERGNPEADGIILRMEEENEEMVLYNIEDEDEWKRVEAAYSELVAQYE comes from the coding sequence ATGAGTGATCACAAACATGAACACGGTGAAGCCTGCAACCACGATCATGACCACGAACATGAAGAAATGGTTCTTACGCTAACTGATGAAAATGGTAAAGATGTAGAAATGGTGCTGGTAGAGACCTTTGACGTAGAAGATCACATTTATGCTCTTCTGCTTGAGCGAGGCAATCCTGAAGCGGATGGCATTATTCTTCGTATGGAAGAAGAAAACGAAGAAATGGTGCTTTACAATATTGAGGACGAAGATGAGTGGAAACGTGTAGAAGCCGCATATAGCGAGCTTGTTGCCCAATACGAATAG
- a CDS encoding MBL fold metallo-hydrolase: MSLTIQMLGTGSAFAKHYYNNNALLDSGEGKLLIDCGTTASLALHQMDVPLPDIDAILITHIHADHVGGLEEFGFQMNILHRRKPLLYIAEPLIYPLWEHTLKGGMSQQGMIDKLEDVFEVNVITPGVPTTLVSGIQVELIPTRHIPGKNSYSLFINDRLFYSADMVFDPDLLHHLVHERGCRSILHEVQLQGAGEVHTTLDELLSLAPSLQERIHLMHYSDDMEQFREKAGVMSFLEQQRVYQLTELERAE; encoded by the coding sequence ATGAGCCTAACGATACAAATGCTTGGCACAGGAAGTGCCTTTGCCAAGCATTATTACAACAACAACGCGCTGCTGGACAGCGGAGAAGGCAAACTGCTGATCGATTGCGGTACAACCGCTTCTTTAGCATTACACCAAATGGACGTCCCTTTGCCTGATATTGACGCAATTTTAATCACACATATTCACGCAGATCATGTCGGAGGTTTGGAGGAATTCGGTTTTCAAATGAACATTCTCCATCGTCGCAAGCCTCTACTTTATATTGCCGAACCACTAATCTACCCTTTATGGGAGCATACACTCAAGGGCGGAATGTCACAGCAGGGTATGATTGACAAGCTTGAAGATGTATTCGAGGTAAACGTAATAACACCTGGTGTACCCACTACATTAGTATCCGGTATTCAGGTGGAGCTAATCCCTACAAGGCATATTCCTGGTAAAAACAGTTATTCCCTATTCATCAATGACCGCCTTTTTTATAGTGCAGATATGGTTTTTGACCCTGATTTGCTTCATCATCTGGTGCATGAACGAGGATGTCGGAGTATTCTCCATGAGGTTCAATTACAAGGCGCTGGAGAAGTCCATACGACATTGGACGAGCTGCTAAGCTTGGCGCCATCTCTTCAAGAACGGATTCATCTAATGCACTATAGTGATGATATGGAACAGTTCAGGGAGAAGGCAGGGGTCATGTCCTTTCTGGAGCAGCAACGAGTATATCAACTTACAGAGTTGGAACGTGCAGAGTAG
- a CDS encoding DUF3892 domain-containing protein — MANTEREQITAVRKNGDGDLTSFQTSTGRILDYSQALNEIEAGSIAGVNVFKAKDGSKRIRGDADGDPSNNLDQLPLF, encoded by the coding sequence ATGGCTAATACAGAACGGGAGCAAATTACAGCAGTACGTAAAAACGGGGATGGCGACCTTACATCTTTTCAGACATCTACCGGTCGGATTTTAGATTATAGCCAAGCATTGAATGAGATTGAGGCAGGCTCAATCGCAGGCGTTAACGTGTTCAAGGCCAAGGATGGAAGCAAACGAATTCGGGGAGATGCCGATGGAGATCCTTCTAATAACCTGGATCAACTGCCATTGTTCTGA
- a CDS encoding GNAT family N-acetyltransferase yields the protein MAAEIISVTTEEQLQEAISIRTKVFVEEQKVPLDLEVDHYDKLGDTAHHLLICEHGEMVATGRLTYYEEDTAKMQRIAVLKEHRAAGYGRVLLLALEERARELGLRYSLLDAQCQAEKFYEKLGYETISDEPFDDAGIPHVRMRKKL from the coding sequence ATGGCCGCAGAAATTATAAGTGTAACAACAGAGGAGCAGCTACAGGAGGCAATATCGATCCGTACCAAAGTGTTTGTCGAAGAGCAAAAAGTGCCTCTCGATTTAGAAGTTGATCATTATGACAAGCTGGGAGATACGGCCCATCATTTGCTAATTTGTGAACATGGTGAAATGGTGGCCACTGGTCGGTTGACATACTATGAGGAAGATACAGCTAAAATGCAACGTATTGCCGTCCTCAAGGAGCATCGTGCCGCAGGCTATGGGCGTGTATTACTGCTAGCACTGGAGGAACGTGCACGTGAATTGGGGCTAAGATACTCGCTACTAGATGCCCAATGTCAAGCCGAGAAGTTTTACGAAAAGCTCGGTTATGAGACGATCTCCGATGAACCTTTTGACGATGCGGGAATACCGCATGTACGTATGCGTAAAAAGTTGTAG
- the nirD gene encoding nitrite reductase small subunit NirD, which translates to METNTTTNRIRIADLNEIDRRGARTVRIHNIEIAVFRLSDGSVHALENRCPHKGGRLSEGMICGSAIHCPLHDWKVDLSTGQVQEPDTGCVTAYPTEIDSESGEVYIVI; encoded by the coding sequence ATGGAGACTAATACGACAACCAACAGAATCAGAATAGCTGATCTGAACGAAATAGACCGACGTGGAGCAAGGACAGTTCGCATTCATAATATAGAGATAGCTGTATTCCGTCTGAGCGATGGCAGCGTGCATGCGCTTGAGAATCGTTGTCCGCACAAAGGGGGACGGTTATCTGAAGGAATGATATGTGGCTCAGCGATCCATTGTCCGCTCCATGACTGGAAAGTTGACCTTTCCACTGGCCAGGTGCAAGAGCCGGATACTGGATGTGTGACTGCTTACCCCACGGAGATTGACAGTGAGAGCGGGGAGGTTTATATCGTAATCTAA